The following proteins are encoded in a genomic region of Streptomyces sp. NBC_01723:
- a CDS encoding copper chaperone PCu(A)C: protein MSGRGTRPALAALAVIGTLALAGCGDADSGAAASGASGAELSVGAAYIPQPVSASMAAGFLTITNEGDSDDELTSVTSGAGDVTVHETVDGTMKEVDRLKIPAHGQLVFKSGGNHLMFEKLKQQPKQGQSVTVELHFAQSDPVTVKVPVKAATYQPTNEHSAHTGN, encoded by the coding sequence GTGAGCGGCCGCGGCACCCGCCCCGCCCTCGCCGCCCTCGCGGTGATCGGCACGCTGGCCCTCGCGGGCTGCGGCGACGCGGACTCCGGCGCCGCGGCCTCTGGTGCCTCCGGGGCCGAACTCTCGGTCGGCGCCGCCTACATACCGCAGCCGGTCTCCGCCTCGATGGCCGCCGGGTTCCTCACCATCACCAACGAGGGCGACTCGGACGACGAACTGACCTCGGTCACCAGCGGGGCCGGCGACGTCACCGTGCACGAGACCGTCGACGGGACGATGAAGGAGGTGGACCGCCTCAAGATCCCCGCACACGGTCAACTCGTGTTCAAGAGCGGCGGAAACCACCTGATGTTCGAGAAGCTGAAGCAGCAGCCGAAGCAGGGCCAGTCGGTCACCGTCGAACTGCACTTCGCCCAGTCCGACCCCGTCACGGTCAAGGTGCCCGTCAAGGCGGCCACCTACCAGCCCACCAACGAGCACTCCGCACACACCGGAAACTGA
- a CDS encoding SCO family protein: protein MRKKTFAAAALLAAASLTLSACGSGADSDKPVTVVSEDTAQQAATVLDKPFEKPDLVLTDTQGKKYDFREQTAGRPTLVYFGYTHCPDVCPLTMNNIAVAKKQLSQAEQDKLRVVFVSTDPERDTPAALGEWLKGIDPQIVGLTGDFDTIQAGARTLGISIDPPTKDKNGKIVSTHGTQVVAFSPKSDAGYVLYGEDATVDDYTKDLPKLVKGENP from the coding sequence ATGCGCAAGAAGACGTTCGCCGCGGCGGCCCTGCTCGCCGCCGCCTCCCTGACGCTGTCCGCCTGCGGCAGCGGCGCCGACAGTGACAAGCCGGTCACCGTGGTCTCCGAGGACACCGCCCAGCAGGCCGCCACCGTCCTCGACAAACCCTTCGAGAAGCCCGATCTCGTCCTCACCGACACCCAGGGCAAGAAGTACGACTTCCGCGAGCAGACCGCCGGACGGCCCACGCTGGTCTACTTCGGCTACACGCACTGCCCCGACGTCTGCCCCCTGACCATGAACAACATCGCCGTGGCCAAGAAGCAGCTGTCGCAGGCCGAGCAGGACAAGCTCCGGGTCGTGTTCGTCAGCACCGACCCGGAACGGGACACCCCGGCCGCGCTGGGCGAGTGGCTCAAGGGCATCGACCCGCAGATCGTCGGCCTGACCGGCGACTTCGACACCATCCAGGCCGGCGCCCGCACTCTCGGCATCTCGATCGACCCGCCGACCAAGGACAAGAACGGCAAGATCGTCTCGACCCACGGCACCCAGGTCGTCGCCTTCTCCCCGAAGTCCGACGCGGGCTACGTCCTCTACGGCGAGGACGCCACGGTCGACGACTACACCAAGGACCTCCCCAAGCTCGTCAAGGGAGAGAACCCGTGA